The Parambassis ranga chromosome 13, fParRan2.1, whole genome shotgun sequence genome contains the following window.
CATCTTAGAACTTTTACTTGTATAACAAGGGCAGCTCTTCTCCTCAATACATGTGGGCCACTGGCTATTTAAATCCTGGGTGTAGTAAAAAAATGAGTTAAAATGTCCTGACAACAGTGCCATTATCAGATAGAAGACAGTGCATCTTAAATTAGCACCACAGGCACATTGCATTAACACTGGCCCTTTCAGTGAAGCTGTTTGGCAAATCAGCTCACAGTCTAGTCATCCTGGCTTTATGTGGGGCTCTCAGCAATATTAGTAGCATCACATGGCCTTCATCAGGAGATCTACAGAAGTCATGAAGATATATCATTTTATATGCAGCTTACAACGGGTGCAAATATATAAgaacagaaaaagagaggagtATGTGAATATTGCTCAGCTGATTTACAGCAGGCattatgtgttatgtgtatTATATGTTTGGCTAATTGTTTCTAAAGAAACCTCTTGGCATGTTAGCTATAGCTGCTGTGGTTtacattattgtgtttttattcctttTCCAGTCAAAACAACACCATCAGGTTCTGTCTTTTTAGGGACATCATAGCAAatattacatattacatattaCAGTTTAAAGACAAACATGGCCTAATAATGTTGTGTTGCTCGTCATGTGTTGCCTCTGAGACTCctgtatctctgtctgtgtctgagagTGTCGTAATGAAACACTTGATACTCTATTGTACACACTGGTGTGAGATGAGTCAGCACTCTCATCACTCCCCCTAAGTACTTTGTTGGTAAGCACATCAGGTGCCCTGTGGGACGTTGCAAGTACCTAATTGTAAGGTGAGGACTTGTGAATGTATATTTATAAGTACTCCTCCATGAAGAAAGCCTAATTTAAGGTCAGAGaactaaattaataaaaaatataaggCAGGCTGCAGGCAGAATCTGAGGTctgtgctgccacctgctgttcATGACATGTAAAATAATTCCAAAATGTAATaacttgtaaaatgtgtttattaataATGATTGAGACTGAAATGTGAAATGTAATATTTCAAGTACAGCTCACTAATTTGCTGCCACTGAAGCCCAGTCAGGGAGAGCTGCTGTGAGGCTGCTCTCATCACTACTTCACTGGTTTGGAGCGGTCCAGCTCACACAGGTGCAGCACAGGTGTCACTCATCAGCAAATCAGCCTGACTCATATAAAAGCTGAATTTGCTGTGTCAGGTTTAGTCTTTGTAGCAGCTGCTGTCTGGAGTCAAACACGTGCAGAGTATTGGTGAGTTGGTGTTCTTCACAGTTTGAATTAGTTTAGTTGTAAAATGCTTTGAGTGCTAATATTTTACTGTGTAGCTACTCTGAGGCTAAAGCTATTTAACCTCATGATCCTAAATTAGGCCTGTGTTTCCAATAGCAGCTGTTTAAGGGggaaaagaacaaataaaaaaacttctcagcagctttgttttattttttctctctcaacaCAGGATAAAAATGTCTGGCCGAGGAAAGAAAGCTGCCCCCAAGCCCAAATCTGCAGTGTCCCGGTCTTCCAGAGCGGGGCTCACCTTCCCAGTGGGCCGCATCCACAGACTGCTCAGGAAAGGCAACTACGCTGAGCGAGTTGGCAATGGCTCTGCTGTCtacctctcctctgtcctggAGTACCTCTGTGCTGAAATCCTGGAGCTGGCAGGAAACGCCAGCCGTGACAACAAGAAGCAGCGCATTGCTCCTCGACACATCCTGCTGGCTGTAAAAAATGATGAGgagctcaacaagctgctgtCAGGGGTCACAATCTCAGAGGGTGGTGTCATTCCAAACATCCAGGCCAGCCTTCTCCCAAAGAAGACCAAGGGCATTGCCAAAGACGACAGCTACGGTGCAGACGTCCAGTCTCAAGAGTTTTGACTGATACAGAGTGTTTATTAAAATTTGTGTAAAAgttgtttaaaataaatggTTTTTAAAGCTTATTTCTCCCACTTTCATGGTCCTTTCTACTGAAACGCATGTCTAGTGGCTAGAAGGAGCCATCTAGCTATTCA
Protein-coding sequences here:
- the LOC114444833 gene encoding histone H2A-like — its product is MSGRGKKAAPKPKSAVSRSSRAGLTFPVGRIHRLLRKGNYAERVGNGSAVYLSSVLEYLCAEILELAGNASRDNKKQRIAPRHILLAVKNDEELNKLLSGVTISEGGVIPNIQASLLPKKTKGIAKDDSYGADVQSQEF